The Methylomagnum ishizawai genome has a window encoding:
- the recR gene encoding recombination mediator RecR: protein MPATGALARLMQALRCLPGVGPKSAQRMAFHLLQRNRPGARQLAEALLDALDRIGHCAECRTLTEGALCPVCANPQRDRSLLCVVETPAEVHAIDQAATGFQGVFFVLHGRLSPLDGIGPDELRLDLLERRFQSGEVKEAILATNTTVEGEATAHYIHEMARRDGVRTSRIAYGMPFGGELEYVDGTTLAHAFKGRRDF from the coding sequence ATGCCCGCGACCGGTGCCCTCGCCCGCTTGATGCAAGCCCTGCGCTGCCTGCCGGGGGTGGGGCCAAAATCGGCCCAGCGCATGGCCTTCCACCTGTTGCAGCGCAACCGCCCCGGTGCCCGCCAATTGGCCGAGGCGCTGCTGGACGCCCTCGACCGGATCGGCCATTGCGCCGAGTGCCGCACCCTGACCGAGGGCGCGCTCTGCCCGGTCTGCGCCAACCCCCAGCGCGACCGCTCCCTGCTGTGCGTGGTGGAAACCCCCGCCGAGGTCCACGCCATCGACCAGGCCGCGACCGGCTTCCAGGGCGTATTCTTCGTGCTGCACGGGCGCTTGTCGCCGCTGGACGGCATCGGCCCGGACGAACTGCGGCTGGATCTGCTGGAACGGCGTTTCCAATCGGGCGAGGTCAAGGAAGCCATCCTCGCCACCAACACCACGGTGGAAGGCGAGGCCACCGCCCATTACATCCACGAGATGGCCCGGCGCGACGGCGTCCGCACCAGCCGGATCGCCTATGGGATGCCGTTCGGCGGCGAACTCGAATACGTGGACGGCACCACCCTGGCCCATGCCTTCAAGGGCCGCCGCGATTTCTGA
- a CDS encoding YbaB/EbfC family nucleoid-associated protein — translation MKNPLAHLMQQAQQMQENLKKAQEELAELRVQGESGGGLVKIAMTGKRQVLKVEIDDSLLKDDRDMLEDLVAAAVNDAVNKVANLKQEKLAGLTGGMELPAGFKLPF, via the coding sequence ATGAAGAATCCCCTCGCCCATCTGATGCAGCAAGCGCAGCAAATGCAGGAAAACCTGAAGAAAGCCCAGGAGGAATTGGCCGAACTCCGGGTCCAGGGCGAATCCGGCGGCGGGCTGGTCAAGATCGCCATGACCGGCAAGCGCCAGGTCTTGAAGGTGGAAATCGACGACAGCCTGTTGAAGGACGACCGCGACATGCTGGAGGATTTGGTCGCCGCCGCCGTCAACGACGCCGTCAACAAGGTCGCCAACCTCAAGCAGGAAAAGCTGGCGGGTTTGACCGGCGGTATGGAGTTGCCGGCCGGCTTCAAGCTGCCGTTCTAG
- the dnaX gene encoding DNA polymerase III subunit gamma/tau codes for MAYQALARKWRPRNFSEIVGQEHVVRALTHALETARLHHAYLFTGTRGVGKTTLARILAKAINCESRHGSDPCGHCLVCREVDEGRFVDLIEVDAASRTKVEDTRDLLDNVLYAPSQGRYKVYLIDEVHMLSGHSFNALLKTLEEPPPHIKFLLATTDPQKIPVTVLSRCLQFNLKRLTPGQIGTQMESILRKEEIQFEANAVKALARAADGSMRDGLSLLDQAIVHGGGRLGEAEVSAMLGTVSRRPVFDLLDALARSDAAALLALVEALSEHAPNYGDVLQQLLIALHHAALAQWVPEAVRRDEDAERILALAQRLSAEDLQLFYQTGLVGQRDLPLAPDPRGGFEMVLLRMLAFRPAEAAAHPPQPSAPRPEPPRLVHPSPTPQARPEPPPAHTQAPAPVAPPPPAPGPAAHSPDGGVPIPGQVNWRELIRATGVAALARELANNCVLEHLDETSCVLLLHPKQALLRAAHTEANLEKALQDYFRRPLKLTIKLGEPAGETPALQNQRQKEERQRAAEIEIEQDENVIALKERFDARIVPGSVKPLD; via the coding sequence ATGGCCTATCAGGCTTTAGCCCGCAAGTGGCGACCCCGTAACTTCAGCGAAATCGTCGGCCAAGAGCATGTCGTCAGGGCCTTGACCCACGCGCTCGAAACCGCCCGCCTGCACCACGCCTATCTGTTCACCGGCACCCGCGGCGTGGGCAAGACCACCCTGGCCCGCATCCTCGCCAAGGCCATCAATTGCGAATCCCGCCATGGCTCCGACCCTTGCGGCCACTGCCTGGTTTGTCGGGAAGTGGACGAGGGCCGCTTCGTCGATCTGATCGAGGTGGACGCCGCCTCCCGCACCAAGGTCGAGGACACCCGCGACCTGCTCGACAATGTGCTGTACGCGCCCAGCCAAGGCCGCTACAAGGTCTACCTGATCGACGAAGTCCACATGCTCTCGGGGCATAGCTTCAACGCCCTGCTGAAGACCCTGGAAGAACCGCCGCCCCATATCAAATTCCTGCTGGCGACCACCGACCCCCAGAAAATCCCGGTCACGGTGCTATCGCGCTGTTTGCAGTTCAACCTCAAGCGCCTGACCCCCGGCCAAATCGGCACCCAGATGGAATCCATCCTGCGCAAGGAGGAAATCCAATTCGAGGCCAACGCGGTGAAAGCCCTGGCCCGCGCCGCCGATGGCTCCATGCGCGATGGGCTGAGCCTGTTGGACCAAGCCATCGTCCACGGCGGCGGACGCCTGGGCGAGGCCGAGGTCAGCGCCATGCTGGGCACGGTGTCGCGGCGGCCCGTGTTCGATTTGCTGGACGCCCTGGCCCGGAGCGACGCGGCGGCGCTGTTGGCCTTGGTCGAAGCCCTGTCGGAACACGCCCCCAATTACGGCGACGTGCTGCAACAATTGCTGATCGCCCTGCACCATGCCGCCCTGGCCCAATGGGTACCCGAGGCGGTCCGCCGCGACGAGGACGCCGAGCGCATCCTGGCCCTGGCCCAGCGCCTGAGCGCCGAGGATTTGCAGTTGTTCTACCAAACCGGGCTGGTCGGCCAGCGCGACCTGCCCCTCGCGCCCGATCCGCGCGGCGGCTTCGAGATGGTCCTGCTGCGGATGCTGGCCTTCCGTCCGGCGGAGGCCGCGGCCCACCCGCCCCAGCCTTCCGCGCCACGCCCGGAACCACCGCGGCTGGTCCATCCGTCCCCGACACCCCAGGCCCGGCCCGAACCGCCCCCGGCCCATACCCAGGCACCCGCCCCGGTCGCGCCGCCACCTCCGGCCCCCGGCCCGGCGGCGCACTCCCCGGACGGCGGCGTCCCCATCCCCGGACAGGTCAATTGGCGCGAGTTGATCCGCGCCACCGGCGTCGCCGCCCTGGCCCGCGAACTGGCCAACAACTGCGTGCTGGAACATCTGGACGAAACCTCCTGCGTCCTGCTGCTGCATCCCAAGCAAGCCCTGCTCCGCGCCGCCCATACCGAGGCCAACCTGGAAAAAGCCCTGCAAGACTATTTCCGCCGTCCGCTCAAGCTCACCATCAAGCTCGGCGAACCCGCGGGCGAAACCCCCGCCCTGCAAAACCAGCGGCAAAAGGAAGAACGCCAACGGGCGGCGGAGATCGAAATAGAACAAGACGAAAACGTCATCGCCTTGAAGGAACGGTTCGATGCCCGCATCGTGCCCGGTTCCGTCAAACCCCTGGATTGA
- a CDS encoding PEP-CTERM sorting domain-containing protein, producing the protein MKPIHHLGAGLIVLAASALGTPVQALPVLFVSTGHAGAQTQTDINHTQHWTFSVSQNVTVGGGLFDMKRGPSSTAEVGFAIFEGTYSPFTSLDNALVQKDLTSTAFARQFKDILFQNTVTTLLAGHTYTGVLFSDALDARNKSYFVKGGSASPLLFVNAKGKAVTGIEILPSIATPEPPPSRFAASASSDATPIPEPTLPALMALGLAGLAWTAPRRKPALGKT; encoded by the coding sequence ATGAAACCCATCCACCACCTAGGCGCAGGCCTGATCGTTCTGGCGGCTTCGGCGCTGGGCACGCCCGTCCAAGCCTTGCCCGTGTTGTTCGTCAGTACCGGCCACGCCGGGGCGCAGACACAAACCGATATCAACCACACCCAGCACTGGACCTTTTCGGTGTCCCAGAACGTCACCGTCGGTGGCGGCCTGTTCGACATGAAGCGGGGACCGTCCAGCACCGCCGAGGTCGGCTTCGCGATTTTCGAGGGGACGTACTCGCCCTTCACCAGCCTGGATAACGCGCTGGTGCAAAAGGACTTGACAAGCACGGCCTTCGCCCGGCAATTCAAGGACATCCTGTTCCAAAACACCGTGACCACCCTGCTGGCCGGCCACACCTATACCGGCGTCCTGTTCTCCGACGCCCTCGACGCGCGGAACAAGAGCTATTTCGTCAAAGGCGGGTCGGCCAGCCCACTGCTGTTCGTCAACGCCAAGGGCAAGGCGGTGACCGGCATCGAGATACTCCCGTCCATCGCGACCCCCGAACCTCCACCGTCCAGGTTCGCGGCCTCGGCCTCCAGCGACGCCACCCCGATTCCCGAACCCACCCTGCCCGCGCTCATGGCGCTGGGCCTCGCGGGCCTGGCCTGGACGGCCCCCCGCCGCAAGCCCGCACTAGGCAAAACCTGA
- a CDS encoding CheR family methyltransferase, whose product MNIPSPRPPAPRPMDAPPEPDRDLTPEEFAVFRRFLLDSSGILLGEHKQYLVRNRLSGVLRGGRYAGLGEFIAALGAGTVAPALKTRVIDAMTTNETFWFRETPHFDELRDVLLPAWMAVLGGTVRIWSAACSTGQEPYSISLCVEEFLRGRPALGARPVRILGTDISELALAEASRASYGDLALSRGLDPKLRERYFVAVGEKWRPRPEITARVGFQPYNLLASYAPLGKFDLIFCRNVLIYFPDDIKRNILTRLAGALNPGGHLFLSSTESLPPEVDGYKTVRGKYCRYYRADH is encoded by the coding sequence ATGAACATCCCCTCCCCGCGCCCGCCCGCCCCGAGGCCCATGGACGCACCGCCGGAACCGGACCGGGATTTGACCCCGGAGGAATTCGCGGTCTTCCGCCGTTTCCTGCTGGATTCGTCCGGCATCCTGCTCGGCGAGCATAAACAATATCTGGTCAGGAACCGCTTGTCCGGGGTGTTGCGCGGCGGCCGCTACGCGGGACTCGGCGAATTCATCGCGGCCCTGGGTGCGGGAACGGTGGCCCCGGCGCTCAAGACCCGCGTCATCGACGCCATGACCACCAACGAAACCTTCTGGTTCCGGGAAACCCCGCATTTCGACGAACTGCGGGACGTGCTGCTGCCCGCGTGGATGGCGGTGCTGGGCGGGACGGTGCGGATTTGGTCGGCGGCTTGTTCCACCGGGCAGGAGCCTTATTCGATCAGCCTGTGCGTGGAGGAATTCTTGCGCGGCAGGCCCGCCCTGGGAGCGCGGCCAGTGCGGATATTGGGCACCGATATTTCCGAACTGGCCTTGGCCGAGGCCAGCCGCGCCAGCTATGGCGACCTGGCCCTATCGCGCGGGCTGGACCCGAAACTGCGGGAACGTTATTTCGTGGCCGTGGGCGAAAAATGGCGGCCCAGGCCGGAAATCACCGCCAGGGTGGGATTCCAGCCCTACAACCTGCTGGCCTCCTATGCGCCTTTGGGCAAGTTCGACCTGATCTTCTGCCGCAATGTGTTGATTTATTTCCCGGACGACATCAAACGCAATATTCTGACCCGGCTGGCGGGGGCGCTGAATCCCGGAGGCCATCTGTTCCTCAGCAGCACCGAAAGCCTGCCGCCGGAGGTCGATGGCTACAAAACGGTGCGCGGCAAATATTGCCGCTACTACCGGGCCGACCACTGA
- a CDS encoding chemotaxis protein CheV, whose amino-acid sequence MSSILDGVDQRTKLAGHNRLELLLFKLGGEQRFGINVFKVQEVIQCPNLTQIPKSHPAIRGVAHLRGKTIPVLDLSMAIGAGCFSQNCQGYVIVTEYNRSTQGFLVSAVDRIINMGWEQIQPPPRGAGRNSYLTAVTQVDRELIEVIDVEKVMKEVIGGSEEVSAGIIDPAIDTFSQHVLVVDDSSVARNQIKKVLEQLSVPYTLAKDGQEAYEILESWQAEGKDLPRFLALIISDIEMPRMDGYTLTATMRKTHGMKEVYVLLHTSLSGVFNQAMVEKVGANRFLAKYVPDDLARLVQQQLRTHLELYGPPVRA is encoded by the coding sequence ATGTCCAGCATACTCGATGGCGTGGACCAAAGAACCAAACTGGCCGGCCATAACCGGCTGGAACTGCTGCTGTTCAAGCTCGGCGGCGAGCAGCGCTTCGGCATCAACGTGTTCAAGGTGCAGGAAGTGATCCAATGCCCGAACCTGACCCAAATCCCCAAATCCCACCCGGCCATCCGCGGCGTCGCCCATCTGCGCGGCAAGACCATCCCGGTCCTGGACCTGTCGATGGCGATAGGCGCGGGCTGCTTTTCCCAGAACTGCCAGGGCTATGTCATCGTCACCGAGTACAACCGCTCGACCCAGGGCTTCCTGGTCAGCGCGGTGGACCGCATCATCAACATGGGCTGGGAACAAATCCAGCCACCGCCGCGCGGGGCGGGCCGCAATAGCTACCTGACCGCCGTCACCCAGGTGGACCGCGAATTGATCGAGGTCATCGACGTGGAAAAGGTGATGAAGGAAGTGATCGGCGGCAGCGAGGAGGTTTCGGCGGGGATCATCGATCCCGCCATCGACACCTTCTCCCAGCATGTCCTGGTGGTGGACGATTCCTCCGTGGCCCGCAACCAGATCAAGAAGGTGCTGGAACAATTGTCCGTGCCCTACACCCTGGCCAAGGACGGGCAGGAAGCCTACGAAATCCTGGAATCCTGGCAGGCCGAGGGCAAGGATTTGCCCCGGTTCCTGGCGCTGATTATTTCCGATATCGAGATGCCGCGCATGGACGGCTATACCCTGACCGCGACCATGCGCAAAACCCACGGCATGAAAGAGGTCTATGTGCTGCTGCACACCTCGCTCAGCGGCGTGTTCAACCAAGCCATGGTGGAAAAGGTCGGCGCGAACCGGTTCCTCGCCAAATACGTCCCGGACGATCTGGCCCGCCTGGTCCAGCAGCAATTGCGGACCCACCTGGAACTCTACGGCCCCCCGGTCCGCGCCTGA